In one Campylobacter insulaenigrae NCTC 12927 genomic region, the following are encoded:
- the ileS gene encoding isoleucine--tRNA ligase, whose translation MDYKDTLLLPNTTFAMRANLAELETKRFDKWFKNNYAYDKMKQKRQSANENFTLHDGPPYANGHLHIGHALNKILKDIIIKMHYFQGKKVRFTPGWDCHGLPIEQQVEVKLKEKKQSLSKKEIREFCRQHAKEFVDIQREEFKSLGVIADWNEPYLTMKNAFEADIYRALCEIAKKGLLLERSKPVFWSWAAKTALAEAEVEYEDKEDYSIFVAFSLDESSCKKLGVVNAKAVIWTTTPWTLPANQAISLNPNEKYVITKDGFIFAKPLLENMINKQFTQGEIQKEVMGYEFENLSAINPLNQRKSTLILGEHVLMEGGTGLVHTAPGHGEDDYYVCLKYNIEVIMPVDDGGCYDETLRTKNLLPEHLLNEFIGLHIFKANERILELLGDALLESSKFIHSYPFCWRTHKPVIYRATKQWFILMDEKKLDGKSLRELALEELSKVKFYPESGIKRLNSMIENRPDWCISRQRDWGVPIAFFRNKNTKEIIFDESVLNHLINIFEKNGADAWWDLEIKDLLPQNSNYNPCDLEKVYDILDVWFDSGSTWEAVLNSNRYDAGEYQASMYLEGSDQHRGWFQSSLLISTAINHKAPYNNILTHGFTVDEKGQKMSKSKGNVILPQNVARDYGVEILRLWIMLSDYSSDLKISDNILKQVSEQYRKIRNTIRFLLANTNDIEFVETKHFTFLDKWILMRAKIAFEICENAFEKYEFAKGFSALLNFLSADLSGIYLDVCKDRLYCNAKDNIKRISAQSAMVLITRKLFSLLAPSLTYTIDEALEHANIAIKENAKDVFDLLLKNGFDYEFKIDDELFIQSREKFFEIIDGLKKDKLIKSTLELSLQTSANEILSEDLEEMADWFMVSSVESFDDKEVLGEFEVNKTKFKIVKASLYKCPRCWKFLAKEEECLCPRCYGVEKIKNV comes from the coding sequence ATGGATTATAAAGATACGCTGTTGCTGCCTAATACAACTTTTGCTATGCGTGCAAATTTAGCAGAACTTGAGACTAAACGTTTTGATAAATGGTTTAAAAATAACTATGCTTATGATAAAATGAAGCAAAAAAGACAAAGTGCAAATGAAAATTTTACACTTCATGATGGTCCTCCTTATGCAAATGGGCATTTGCATATTGGTCATGCTTTGAATAAAATTTTAAAAGATATTATTATTAAAATGCATTATTTTCAGGGTAAAAAAGTACGTTTTACTCCAGGATGGGATTGTCATGGACTACCTATAGAACAACAAGTTGAAGTAAAATTAAAAGAAAAAAAACAAAGCTTAAGCAAGAAAGAAATCCGTGAATTTTGTAGACAACATGCTAAGGAATTTGTTGATATACAAAGGGAAGAATTTAAGTCTTTAGGGGTAATTGCTGATTGGAATGAACCTTATTTAACTATGAAAAATGCTTTTGAAGCAGATATCTATAGAGCTTTATGTGAGATTGCTAAAAAAGGACTTTTATTAGAAAGAAGTAAGCCTGTTTTTTGGAGTTGGGCAGCTAAAACAGCTTTAGCTGAGGCTGAGGTAGAATACGAAGATAAGGAAGATTATTCTATATTTGTAGCTTTTAGTTTAGATGAATCTTCATGTAAAAAACTTGGTGTAGTTAATGCAAAGGCAGTTATTTGGACTACTACCCCTTGGACTTTACCTGCAAATCAAGCTATATCTTTAAATCCAAATGAAAAGTATGTTATAACTAAAGATGGTTTTATTTTTGCTAAACCTTTGCTTGAAAATATGATTAATAAACAATTTACCCAAGGTGAAATTCAAAAAGAAGTTATGGGCTATGAATTTGAAAATTTAAGCGCTATTAATCCACTCAACCAAAGAAAATCTACTTTAATTTTAGGTGAACATGTTTTAATGGAAGGTGGAACTGGGCTTGTTCATACTGCACCAGGACATGGTGAGGATGATTATTACGTATGTTTAAAATATAATATTGAAGTAATTATGCCAGTAGATGATGGAGGATGCTATGATGAAACGCTTAGGACTAAAAATCTTTTACCAGAACATTTATTAAATGAATTTATAGGCCTTCATATATTTAAAGCAAATGAGCGTATATTAGAACTTTTAGGAGATGCTTTGCTTGAAAGTTCTAAATTCATACATTCTTATCCTTTCTGTTGGAGAACACATAAACCAGTAATCTATAGAGCTACTAAACAATGGTTTATTTTGATGGATGAAAAAAAGCTTGATGGAAAATCTTTAAGAGAACTAGCATTAGAAGAACTGAGTAAGGTTAAATTTTATCCTGAAAGTGGTATTAAACGTCTTAATTCCATGATAGAGAATCGTCCTGATTGGTGTATTTCAAGACAAAGAGATTGGGGTGTACCTATAGCTTTTTTTAGAAATAAAAATACTAAAGAGATTATTTTTGACGAATCAGTTTTAAATCATTTGATAAATATTTTTGAGAAAAATGGTGCTGATGCATGGTGGGATTTAGAAATAAAAGATTTATTACCACAAAATAGCAATTATAATCCGTGTGATTTAGAAAAAGTTTATGATATTTTAGATGTTTGGTTTGATAGTGGTAGCACTTGGGAGGCTGTTTTAAATTCTAATAGATATGATGCGGGAGAATACCAAGCTTCTATGTATCTTGAAGGAAGTGATCAACACCGTGGATGGTTTCAAAGTTCGCTCTTAATTTCTACAGCCATTAATCACAAAGCTCCTTATAATAATATACTTACTCATGGTTTTACGGTAGATGAAAAAGGTCAAAAAATGAGTAAATCTAAGGGTAATGTAATTTTACCTCAAAATGTTGCTAGAGATTATGGTGTAGAAATTTTGAGATTATGGATTATGTTAAGTGATTATTCTAGTGATTTAAAAATTTCAGATAATATTTTAAAGCAAGTAAGTGAGCAATATAGAAAAATAAGAAACACTATACGATTTTTATTAGCTAACACTAACGATATAGAATTTGTAGAAACTAAGCATTTTACATTCTTAGATAAATGGATTTTAATGCGAGCTAAAATAGCTTTTGAAATATGTGAAAATGCCTTCGAAAAATATGAATTTGCAAAAGGATTTAGTGCTCTTTTAAATTTCTTAAGCGCTGATTTAAGTGGAATTTATCTTGATGTCTGTAAGGATAGATTGTATTGTAATGCTAAGGATAATATTAAAAGAATTAGTGCACAAAGCGCTATGGTATTAATAACTAGAAAACTTTTTTCGCTTTTAGCTCCAAGCTTAACTTATACTATAGATGAAGCATTAGAGCATGCTAACATAGCTATTAAAGAAAATGCAAAAGATGTGTTTGATTTATTGTTAAAAAACGGATTTGATTATGAATTTAAAATTGATGATGAATTATTTATTCAATCAAGAGAAAAATTCTTTGAGATTATTGATGGGTTAAAAAAAGATAAGCTTATAAAATCAACACTAGAATTATCATTGCAAACTAGTGCCAATGAAATTTTAAGTGAAGATTTGGAAGAAATGGCAGATTGGTTTATGGTAAGTTCAGTGGAAAGTTTTGATGATAAAGAAGTCTTGGGCGAATTTGAAGTTAATAAGACAAAATTTAAAATTGTTAAAGCTTCCTTATATAAATGTCCAAGATGTTGGAAATTTTTAGCAAAAGAAGAAGAGTGTTTGTGTCCAAGATGTTATGGGGTTGAAAAAATAAAAAATGTTTGA
- a CDS encoding CinA family protein → MKHLIIVIGNELIINENYMRYIYEEYKKQFLELYEIKFINKPDKELPFLLQNLTEEFKYISIFCVNEYYATIAKILATLDDDALILENDTLIPSKSNRVKNSFLTQINECYINLLNTNITSKLPQILNKPELNYVHFCLLDIDEMSANVLLNTLTKSFEVQTNSSALLENLICIRANANQYGKLEGFLKGVFKLFNAKVFLGNNPINFVTKKLLEKNLKISFAESCTAGLCASKLAEISGISKIYEGSLITYSNRLKNAWLGVSNDTLESVGEYSDRCIYFMLKGVFKTANPDFALAISGVADSDDKNTKSGTIYIGAMYKDGTFLQECIHIQGNRNYTREQACLAAFCLMLKLKPEVFFEI, encoded by the coding sequence ATGAAACATCTTATCATTGTAATTGGCAATGAACTTATCATCAATGAAAACTATATGCGTTATATTTATGAAGAATACAAAAAACAATTTTTAGAGCTTTATGAAATAAAATTTATAAACAAACCAGACAAAGAGCTTCCTTTTTTACTCCAAAATTTAACAGAAGAATTTAAGTATATAAGCATTTTTTGCGTAAATGAATACTATGCTACCATAGCAAAAATACTAGCTACGCTTGATGATGATGCATTGATTTTAGAAAATGATACTTTAATTCCTTCAAAATCAAATCGTGTTAAAAATAGCTTTTTAACTCAAATAAATGAATGCTATATCAATTTACTAAATACTAACATAACATCAAAATTACCTCAAATTTTAAATAAACCAGAATTAAATTATGTACATTTTTGTCTTTTAGATATTGATGAAATGAGTGCAAATGTTTTACTTAATACTCTTACTAAATCTTTTGAAGTTCAAACAAATTCTAGTGCTTTACTTGAAAACCTAATCTGTATAAGAGCTAATGCTAACCAATATGGAAAATTAGAAGGATTTTTAAAAGGAGTATTTAAACTATTTAATGCAAAAGTATTTTTAGGAAACAATCCTATAAATTTTGTCACAAAAAAACTTTTAGAAAAAAATTTAAAGATTTCCTTTGCAGAAAGTTGTACAGCTGGCTTGTGTGCTTCAAAACTAGCAGAAATTTCTGGAATTTCAAAGATTTACGAAGGCTCCCTTATTACTTATTCTAATCGTTTAAAAAATGCTTGGCTTGGAGTAAGCAATGACACTTTAGAAAGCGTGGGCGAATATTCAGATCGTTGTATATATTTTATGTTAAAAGGGGTTTTTAAAACAGCAAATCCTGATTTTGCTTTAGCAATTAGTGGAGTAGCTGATAGTGATGATAAAAATACAAAATCAGGTACCATATATATTGGAGCTATGTATAAAGATGGAACATTTTTGCAAGAATGTATTCACATACAAGGCAATAGAAATTACACACGAGAACAAGCATGTCTAGCCGCTTTTTGCCTAATGTTAAAATTAAAGCCTGAAGTATTTTTTGAAATATAA
- a CDS encoding TlpA family protein disulfide reductase gives MVVLKKFYIFLALAFLLSSCANNEFKALNGDENLEFLYDGFQKTLKIKDQNQPYALFFLTPDCGVCKAQIPILNELYKTRKFKIIAVLNGVKDKNEAQQNILEKNILFPLLYQAKASLFLSKAVGDIYGVPVIVFVDENGILKEKFIGLTPKNILENQIKLLKQYDD, from the coding sequence ATGGTCGTACTTAAAAAATTCTATATCTTCTTGGCTTTAGCTTTTTTATTAAGTTCGTGTGCTAACAATGAATTCAAAGCTTTAAATGGCGATGAAAATTTAGAATTTTTATATGATGGTTTTCAAAAAACTTTAAAGATTAAAGATCAAAACCAGCCTTATGCTTTATTTTTTCTTACTCCAGATTGTGGAGTTTGCAAAGCTCAAATACCTATACTTAATGAACTTTATAAAACAAGAAAATTTAAAATTATTGCGGTATTAAATGGTGTTAAGGATAAAAATGAGGCTCAGCAAAATATTTTAGAAAAAAATATTCTTTTTCCACTTTTATACCAAGCGAAAGCAAGTTTGTTTTTGTCTAAAGCTGTAGGTGATATATATGGGGTTCCTGTAATAGTTTTTGTTGATGAAAATGGTATTTTGAAAGAAAAATTTATAGGACTTACTCCAAAAAATATTCTTGAAAATCAAATAAAACTTCTCAAACAATATGATGATTAA
- a CDS encoding TlpA family protein disulfide reductase, which produces MRIKILILTFFCMIFLNACFENNNKNGGKIGLHAPEISAKNIKGQKVKISDFDNLVILTFVQQGCASCLKDLPLLEKLADDNPQKITILAVDSIDKDIKFKDFVNANDYKNIIFLEDDLDISWQRFNIFAVPTTFIIKNGIVQDKIIGEKPWSYLKNSISSWL; this is translated from the coding sequence ATGAGAATTAAAATTTTGATTCTAACTTTTTTTTGTATGATATTTTTAAATGCTTGTTTTGAAAATAACAATAAAAATGGAGGAAAAATAGGCTTGCATGCTCCAGAAATTTCAGCCAAAAATATAAAAGGACAAAAAGTAAAAATTTCTGATTTTGATAATCTTGTTATTTTAACTTTTGTACAACAAGGCTGTGCTTCTTGTTTGAAAGATTTACCACTTTTAGAAAAATTAGCTGATGATAATCCACAAAAAATAACTATTTTAGCAGTAGATTCTATAGATAAAGATATTAAATTTAAAGATTTTGTAAATGCAAATGATTATAAAAATATTATTTTTCTAGAGGATGATTTAGATATTTCTTGGCAAAGATTTAATATCTTTGCTGTTCCAACAACTTTTATTATTAAAAATGGAATAGTGCAAGATAAAATTATAGGAGAAAAGCCATGGTCGTACTTAAAAAATTCTATATCTTCTTGGCTTTAG
- a CDS encoding ABC transporter ATP-binding protein, translated as MMKNIIQISNLNRDFNEVKALQNINLEVKQGEWLAIMGPSGSGKSTLLNILSLMDTQSSGEYFLDGKEVGNLNEEEKSIIRRDKIGLIFQQFHLIPYLNALENVMLAQFYHSCVEQKDATIALEKVGLSHRLTHLPSQLSGGEQQRLCIARALVNDPEILLADEPTGNLDEANEKNILELFCQLKQEGKTIVLITHNPDLATFADRTIILSHGVIKS; from the coding sequence ATGATGAAAAATATTATACAAATTTCAAATTTAAATCGTGATTTTAACGAAGTTAAAGCTTTACAAAATATAAATTTAGAGGTTAAACAAGGTGAATGGTTAGCTATTATGGGTCCTTCAGGATCTGGAAAATCTACACTTTTAAATATACTTTCTTTGATGGATACTCAAAGTAGTGGAGAATATTTTTTAGATGGAAAAGAAGTTGGAAATTTAAATGAAGAGGAAAAAAGTATCATAAGAAGAGACAAAATAGGATTAATCTTTCAACAATTTCATCTTATTCCTTATTTAAATGCTTTAGAAAATGTTATGTTGGCACAATTTTATCATTCTTGCGTAGAGCAAAAAGATGCGACAATTGCGTTAGAAAAAGTAGGACTTTCTCATAGACTCACTCATTTACCTAGTCAATTAAGTGGTGGAGAACAACAAAGATTGTGTATAGCAAGAGCTTTGGTTAATGATCCTGAGATTTTATTGGCAGATGAACCGACAGGAAATTTAGATGAGGCAAATGAAAAAAATATTTTAGAGTTGTTTTGTCAGTTAAAGCAAGAAGGTAAAACCATAGTTTTAATTACACACAATCCTGATTTGGCTACTTTTGCTGATAGAACTATTATTCTAAGTCATGGAGTAATAAAGTCATGA
- a CDS encoding ABC transporter permease, with protein sequence MGNNFFVQEIFKSLIFSYKRVSVIFIAIFIGAMVSTSFFNIYFDIDAKLSKELKAYGANFIITPKNSEFLDMQEFLQIKEQLKARSIAPFLYGFYNLESSSAIVLGTDFASLKLTKPFIEVLKGNFSLSDFKEDSAFVGADLAKQLELKIGQEIQIYNPSLSKIVKVVIKGILRSNDEQDGVLIVSLQKAQELADKNVVNYAEAIVLGDYETLNNTGKKLSQDNIEARPISSVSISEGLILDKMKALMALISIVILLISSLSVNTTLSAVIFSRKKEIALHLALGAKQKDLIKLFGAEVLILSLSASLFGAFSGYFLANIFGYLIFNASIDFRLISVLFAIIISLIFAFFASFLPLKKALTINVCENLKGE encoded by the coding sequence ATGGGAAATAATTTTTTTGTGCAAGAAATTTTCAAATCGCTTATTTTTTCTTATAAGCGAGTAAGTGTTATTTTTATAGCTATTTTTATAGGTGCTATGGTTAGTACATCGTTTTTTAATATATATTTTGATATTGATGCAAAACTTTCTAAAGAATTAAAAGCTTATGGTGCAAATTTTATTATCACTCCAAAAAATAGTGAATTTTTAGATATGCAAGAATTTTTGCAAATCAAAGAACAATTAAAAGCAAGATCCATAGCACCTTTTTTATATGGTTTTTATAATCTTGAAAGTTCAAGCGCCATAGTTTTAGGAACTGATTTTGCAAGTTTGAAACTTACCAAACCTTTTATAGAAGTCTTAAAAGGTAATTTTTCTTTAAGTGATTTTAAGGAAGATAGTGCTTTTGTAGGAGCTGATTTAGCAAAACAATTAGAACTTAAAATAGGTCAAGAGATACAAATTTATAATCCAAGTCTTTCCAAGATTGTTAAAGTCGTTATAAAAGGTATTTTAAGAAGTAATGATGAGCAAGATGGTGTTTTGATAGTGTCTTTACAAAAAGCTCAGGAATTAGCTGATAAAAATGTTGTAAATTATGCAGAGGCTATAGTTTTAGGTGATTATGAAACTCTAAATAATACAGGTAAGAAATTAAGCCAAGATAATATAGAAGCTAGACCGATATCTTCAGTTTCCATAAGTGAAGGGCTTATTTTAGATAAAATGAAAGCTTTAATGGCTTTAATTAGTATTGTTATTTTATTAATTAGTTCTTTGAGTGTGAATACAACTCTTAGTGCGGTAATTTTTTCAAGAAAAAAAGAAATAGCATTGCATCTTGCATTGGGTGCAAAACAAAAAGATTTGATCAAACTTTTTGGCGCCGAAGTTTTAATTCTTAGTTTGAGCGCTAGTTTGTTTGGGGCATTTAGCGGATATTTTTTAGCAAATATTTTTGGGTATTTAATCTTTAATGCAAGTATAGATTTTCGATTGATTTCTGTACTCTTTGCCATAATTATATCTTTAATATTTGCGTTTTTTGCAAGTTTCTTACCATTAAAAAAAGCATTGACAATCAATGTTTGTGAAAATTTAAAAGGCGAATGA
- a CDS encoding ABC transporter permease: MQVKIIKNSIFQNKIQKSLALFTIFLATLLIATMLNLTLGIGNELAKELRSYGSNILVLPKGASLSIEVGNKIYEPLKNQNFLEEDKLHTIKEIFWRNNINAFSPFLNSQIDVKIQDKNINNISLLGTYFNKAIKIQDDDDFYAGIEQLYKYSKIEGVYPQDDSLDEIIVGKELAEKYHLNLNDEIELIKNEKRFKVKIVAIISLVDEFSNKIIASLLLSQKLLDKEGLFAKAEVSALTIPENDLAQKARRDVSSLDQLEYDHWYCTAYVSSIAYQIAEDFKGASTKVISAISDAESLIVSKIQSLMMVISIICLIVASIAISSLMSADIYRRKSEIGLLKALGASILQIYMIFVLEGVIIAIIGAILGFICGVVISEFIALSIFSHSVDISWIILPLCIFFAILIIFLGCLLSIKSISKLSTSEVLYGK, encoded by the coding sequence ATGCAAGTTAAGATTATTAAAAATTCTATTTTTCAAAATAAAATTCAAAAATCTCTAGCTCTTTTTACTATTTTTTTAGCCACTTTGCTTATTGCCACTATGTTAAATCTTACTTTAGGCATAGGAAATGAATTAGCTAAAGAGTTAAGAAGTTATGGATCTAATATTTTAGTTTTGCCAAAAGGTGCAAGTTTAAGTATTGAAGTAGGGAATAAAATTTATGAACCTTTAAAAAATCAAAATTTTTTAGAAGAAGATAAACTTCATACTATTAAAGAAATTTTTTGGAGAAATAATATTAATGCCTTTTCTCCATTTTTAAATTCACAAATTGATGTGAAAATTCAAGATAAAAACATTAATAATATTTCTTTGTTAGGGACTTATTTTAATAAGGCTATAAAAATTCAAGATGATGATGATTTTTATGCTGGAATAGAACAGTTATATAAATATAGTAAAATTGAAGGAGTATATCCGCAAGATGATAGTTTAGATGAGATTATTGTGGGAAAAGAATTGGCGGAAAAATATCATTTAAATTTAAATGATGAAATCGAATTAATTAAAAATGAAAAAAGATTTAAAGTTAAAATAGTAGCAATTATAAGCTTAGTAGATGAATTTTCTAATAAAATTATTGCTTCTTTACTTTTATCTCAAAAACTTTTAGATAAGGAAGGCTTATTCGCTAAGGCTGAAGTTTCAGCATTAACTATACCAGAAAATGACTTAGCTCAAAAAGCTCGCAGGGATGTTAGTAGTCTTGATCAGTTAGAGTATGATCATTGGTACTGCACAGCTTATGTAAGTTCTATAGCTTATCAAATTGCAGAAGATTTTAAAGGAGCAAGCACCAAAGTTATTAGTGCTATTTCTGATGCAGAAAGTTTAATAGTATCTAAAATTCAATCTTTAATGATGGTTATTAGCATAATATGTTTGATTGTTGCTTCCATAGCTATTTCATCTTTAATGAGTGCAGATATTTATAGAAGAAAAAGTGAAATAGGGCTTTTAAAAGCTCTTGGTGCAAGTATTTTGCAAATATATATGATTTTCGTTTTAGAAGGTGTAATAATAGCTATTATTGGGGCTATTTTAGGTTTCATTTGCGGTGTCGTGATTTCAGAATTTATAGCATTGAGTATCTTTTCTCATAGTGTTGATATTTCTTGGATTATTTTGCCACTTTGTATTTTCTTTGCAATACTAATAATATTTTTAGGATGTTTATTATCAATTAAAAGTATTTCTAAACTTTCCACTTCAGAGGTTTTATATGGGAAATAA
- a CDS encoding ferrirhodotorulic acid ABC transporter membrane protein: MSIYFIHFFITIFPCVFLGALFFYNLNKFFVLKLSAIGFIFAYFAFFISSKNLAYDVLNFFNSILLVVLTLSIIGLSLIKNFSFRKNIQSAIVFLLSFAFGVKYLYISINFPLFSTNLLDSLTFNSFGFILLALFLSFGFYLFICWVKEFNFKILNIFLLIIGILYCNESLAQILLYLMREGNIETESIYLSYVAKSVYYVQFYPYILLSFIGIIVVLVLKRREEQCAKKKDFDIEFRKIRAKNLKITKFSASIFSASIFSLCILLFYDLHASKPITIDEPTYVEPNENNEFVFDVKMLRDNKLHRFAYISDEGKVVRFFLINKREDRDSPVAVFDACSICGDVGYIKRDGELICISCNVRIFLPSVGKAGGCNPIPMLYKFENDQVIIPFSEILNGINFFTKIVEKKVYDPIDNTELINLKAPRSYMYKGRTYFFANEKNYEKFKDDPEKYIGANESSKFRIHNLLGNNYAS, from the coding sequence ATGTCTATTTATTTCATACATTTTTTTATAACTATATTTCCCTGTGTATTTTTAGGTGCTTTATTTTTTTATAATTTAAATAAGTTTTTTGTTTTAAAACTTAGTGCAATAGGATTTATTTTTGCATATTTTGCTTTTTTTATTAGTTCTAAAAATTTAGCATATGATGTATTAAATTTTTTTAATTCTATTTTATTGGTTGTTTTAACTTTGAGTATTATTGGTTTATCTTTAATAAAAAATTTTTCTTTTAGAAAAAATATTCAAAGTGCAATAGTTTTTTTACTATCTTTTGCTTTTGGCGTAAAATATTTATATATTTCTATAAATTTTCCGCTTTTTAGTACTAATTTATTAGATTCTTTGACATTTAATTCTTTTGGATTTATATTGCTTGCTTTGTTTTTATCTTTTGGTTTTTATCTATTTATATGCTGGGTGAAAGAATTTAATTTTAAAATTTTAAATATATTTTTGTTGATTATTGGTATTTTGTATTGCAATGAGTCCTTAGCTCAAATTTTACTTTATCTCATGAGAGAAGGAAATATAGAAACAGAAAGTATTTATTTAAGTTATGTAGCAAAAAGTGTGTATTATGTGCAATTTTATCCTTATATTTTATTAAGTTTTATAGGAATAATTGTTGTTTTAGTATTAAAAAGACGAGAAGAACAGTGTGCTAAAAAAAAGGACTTTGATATAGAATTTAGAAAAATTCGAGCAAAGAATTTAAAAATTACTAAATTTAGTGCAAGTATTTTTAGTGCAAGTATTTTTAGTCTTTGTATTTTGCTTTTTTATGATTTACATGCTTCAAAACCTATTACTATAGATGAACCTACTTATGTGGAACCAAACGAAAATAATGAGTTTGTTTTTGATGTAAAAATGCTAAGAGATAATAAATTGCATCGTTTCGCATATATTAGCGATGAAGGTAAAGTAGTGAGATTTTTTCTCATTAATAAAAGAGAAGATCGAGACTCTCCAGTAGCTGTTTTTGATGCTTGCAGTATTTGTGGAGATGTGGGATATATTAAAAGAGATGGGGAATTAATTTGTATTTCTTGTAATGTAAGGATATTTTTACCAAGTGTGGGAAAAGCGGGCGGTTGTAATCCTATTCCTATGTTGTATAAATTTGAAAATGATCAAGTCATTATTCCTTTTTCTGAAATTTTAAATGGGATAAATTTTTTCACTAAAATAGTGGAGAAAAAAGTATATGATCCAATTGATAATACCGAACTTATTAATTTAAAAGCTCCAAGAAGTTATATGTATAAAGGGAGAACTTATTTTTTTGCTAATGAAAAAAATTATGAGAAATTTAAAGATGATCCTGAAAAGTACATAGGTGCTAATGAGAGTTCTAAGTTTAGAATTCATAATTTATTAGGAAACAATTATGCAAGTTAA
- a CDS encoding ferrirhodotorulic acid transporter, periplasmic binding protein — protein sequence MKKTLLSLGAAASIFASSMFSAEVPIGDPYELNGMEIAAVYLQPIEMEPRGIDLAASLADIHLEADIHALKGNKNGFPEGFWIPYLSIAYKLTNLDNGKVKTGTLMPMVADDGPHYGANLKMDTGIGNYELVFLIDNPEKQGFGRHVDKETGVGKWFEPFSVKYNFKYTGKPQ from the coding sequence ATGAAAAAAACTTTATTAAGTTTAGGTGCTGCAGCTAGTATTTTTGCTAGTTCAATGTTTTCAGCAGAAGTTCCAATTGGGGATCCTTATGAATTAAATGGTATGGAAATAGCAGCTGTTTATTTACAGCCTATTGAAATGGAACCAAGAGGTATTGATCTTGCAGCTAGTTTAGCAGATATCCACCTTGAAGCAGATATTCATGCATTAAAAGGCAATAAAAATGGATTTCCTGAAGGTTTTTGGATTCCATATTTAAGTATCGCTTATAAACTTACAAATCTTGACAATGGAAAGGTGAAAACAGGAACTCTTATGCCAATGGTAGCAGATGATGGTCCTCACTATGGTGCAAATCTTAAAATGGATACTGGTATAGGAAATTATGAATTAGTATTTTTAATTGATAATCCAGAAAAACAAGGTTTTGGTCGCCATGTAGATAAAGAAACTGGTGTTGGTAAATGGTTTGAACCATTTTCAGTAAAATATAATTTTAAATATACAGGTAAACCTCAATGA